The Hordeum vulgare subsp. vulgare chromosome 4H, MorexV3_pseudomolecules_assembly, whole genome shotgun sequence genomic interval ATGAGGCAGCCCTAGGCATCGTcgtcggggccggtgaggtcgTCCAGCGTAGGCGCAGGACCGGCCCAGGGGAACGTCGTGTTCCAGAGCGCAGCTTCCTACGCCTCCATCGTCTGTCCCGCCGGCACAGGCtctgctggtggcggtggtggcgcAGCAGCacgggcgtgctcctcctcctccacctcccgtgttcctcctccgcctccttctccagctccatcAACCGAAGGCCTTCGACGCGCTCCGCCCGCAGGTGCTTCGTCCTCCAGTGCTCGAGGTAGGCTTGCTCCTGCTGCGGTGTCGCGCCTAGCCAGATGGCCGGCGCACTCACAAACACGAGGACGCAAccggtccactggtagacctccCACGGCTCCGTGGGCTCGGGCTTCGTCGGAGGTGGCACGATGCAGTCGTCGGCGGACGACACCGCGATGGCCTCCGTGAGGTGCTACTGGTACGCCGCCGCCTCGTCGGCCTTGCGCCActcttcctcctcgctctcgcGGAGTACAGCTGCCAGCGCTCCAGGCGGCCtcagcctcctggtcctcgtcgctGACGACAGGCGGGGGCGATGGAGGGCCTCTTGGCTACACGTCGCGCACGCCACGCtggcgctgctcctcgtgctcgacCGCGAACCAGACCTCCAAGTGGGGGGAGTCGGCCGCGTATGCAAGGTTTTGCCACTGCTCCGGCGTCAGCAGACGCCGACGGCGGCTCACCTCCTCCGCGTGCAACCGCGCCGACCGCGGCACGGCTAGCACCGGGATCCTCTCCGGATCGAGATGCGAGTGGTTCGGGTGGGTGACGTCGGGGTAAGGCAGCGGCACGCagtgctcccagtgccaccgcgcttggtgcaccgggacgTTCACACGTTGGCGAGGCCGACGGGAAGACGCCGGCAGGGAGATGGCGCGGGGGGAGAGCGtggccttgcccttgtttgggcAGGAGACGGCCatggtgctagggtttgcttGCCGACGAGGTGGGGAGATGGGGACAAGTGGATTCTGGAAACAGATGAGGCGGAACCCACCACACGGGCGGATTAAAAAAGCCGACCGCGGCCGTTGACGCGTGGGTCCAAGAAGGGTGGTCGCCATTAATAATGTTGATCGTGGATGGTTGGGACGGACATCGAGAGGGCGCTTCGCGTCCACACCGACGCATTTCAACCTCAAATTTGGACCAAAAATGGGTCAACGCGGACACAAAGCGAACGCGTTATGACAATGAATCGACGTGTTTGGCCAAACGAACGGCGACGGATAAAAATGGATCGTGCCATTAAAATTGCTCTAACAATCCGAAAGAACCACTCAGTGAAATCGCGAAGCAATTCCCAAGTGGCGCATGGACCAAAGATGCCGCCTGCCCTCCCCGGGTTCTTCAAGCATTGTGTGAAGGGTTTTATTCTATGCTTCCTTTGTCTCAAAATAAATGTTTTAACTTTATATTATTTCTAATATAAAactatactaagcttaagacacttattttaaaatGAATAATACTATATAAAGCAACATCATTTAACCTATATGTAATTTGTTGGTGGTTATCTGCAGCAACACGGTTTCAATTCGTATGTTGTCAGTACTTTGATATGTGAATGTATGGGTGCTTACGGTCTATGAATGCAGTCGACTCAAAATGATTGCACATGTATTCAACCGGTTTATCTCGCGAGCCGCACATATATACATTATGTGGATGGGTTATGTAATCTCGAGTCCAACCAGCTATGGttatgttttctttttatttatactAGATAATTATCCGTGCATTTTAACAAGTTATAAATATTTTAGTACGTTAGTCCGTGATTTACCTCAACATAGTAATACGTCTGTGTTAATAAACATTTATCAAATCGTGCCGGTGACTTACGTATCTAAACCAGAAGTTTGGTTTTGTCGTCCTTAAGTTTGATGGACCAGGCTGGGTCATGCATGGTACGTAAATTATGAAATTGATGTAAGACTTTTGCGTAAGTAAATGGAGATAATCTCTTCGATCgttacggtttagaaggcgtatttaattttttttcttaaaATCTAGGTGATTATTGATTGACTGTGAGATGGATTGAAAAATAACATTCACatacgcatgcatatagaagtagtacaacagAGTACTAATTAGTTGCTATGAGTAAATACAATGTCccctaaaccttgtctattgtgaAAATGCATATAAATTCAACCTTGCTTTCTAAACTGTGACGAAGAGAATACATGAAACTGAAGCAAAAGGTAAGTAATTAATGTGAAATTGATGTACTAAAAGGTAAGTAGTACTAAATTAAGTCGATTGATTCGCGTATGTGGTAGGTGTGGATAAAGGGCGTGGTCGAAAAAAACGGCTCAAGCAAAAAAAACGATGGAGGGAAGTGtgtagggggagggggaggtggtgatgtaagagggtgtttggatatgttttagtcccatgactaaaagtagtgggactaaaccttgctagcctcacccatgcttggatccaaatactaaaaagactaaaatcaagttagtgagcatttattatcctccaaacattTCAATCCAGAACTCGACTGTGTTAAAggggaggagttaaatgaggagagaaagGATTAATCCAcaatttagtaggggtacccctgactagaAAAATTTAGTCTCAAGATTAGTTTTAGTTCatttttagtcaggggtgcttcgaACTTtaacctcttaaagagactatttttagtcGGACTAAAATaagtacttggatccaagcaccctctaaaatTATTCGAGCATGAAAGGAAAACCTTACATATATTTTAAATAGTAGAGATATAGATTACTGTATGACTTGTTTCGATGAAGGGTATTCGATGATGACTAGAACTTGGTTATAATTTAAAGTAAAACGCGTGTGTATGTCCCGTGATCCAGAGttcgaaggaaaaaaatgaagcaCCCTTTACGTTTGATGAGTTAATGATTCAAGCTTAAACAAGAAAGATTCGTGCAATTCGGATGTCTCCATGTCAGACCCTCGTAGTTGCATGCTAGCTCAAGAAACGGATGGGAATCaagattaaacacaagaagggccgCTGGTCTAAACCTGATCCCTTAAATAACTCATAGAGAATCGCGCATAGGAGAATGCGGAAGGAATAGAGATAGAGAAGTTTCAACTAGCCACGCGGAGCATCAATCCCGCGCACACACAGGCACAGGCCATGGCTGCTCGAGACAAGCCTTGCCTCGTCGGCCCGGTGCCGTTCAAGGACGTGAACGGGGACGACGACCACGTGATCTCCCCGCCGGATGAGTACGCGGACATCGTGTCCACCCTGCCGAGCATCGGCAGCCCGGACCTGCACCTGCGGCTCTACCAGGACGTCTGGCTGTTCAACGAGCTTGTCCCTGGGTTCATCTCCATCCAGCGGCGCTTCACCCCGCGGCCCGGCGACGTGCTCCTCGCAAGCCCCCCCAAATGCGGCACCACCTGGCTCAAGGCGCTCGCCTTCGCAACCATGGCGCGGGCCGCCTACCCGCTCTCCGACGCCGGCCACCCGCTCCTTCGGCTCAACCCGCACGAGTGCGTGCCCTTCATGGAGGCCCTCTTCAGCGCCGGCCAGGAAGCCAAGCTGGACGCGCTGCCGTCGCCTAGGCTCCTGCACACGCACATGCACCACTCCATGCTGCCTCGCACCTTCGCCGACAACCCCGACTGCAAGATCGTCTTCGTCTGCAGGTAATAATAGTACAACTTTGTGAGCATGTATTCTTTGGTCACCATGCACCAACGGACGGCGGCATGCAGGGAGCCCAAGGACATGCTGGTTTCAACGTGGCACTTCATCAAAAGCGcaggtggcagcagcagcagctcatCGTtctccgacctgttcgagctggcATGCGAGGGTAAGAACCCCTATGGCCCCATCTGGGGCCACATTCTTGGCTACTGGAGAGCGAGCAAAGCAACGCCGGAGAGAGTCTTGTTCCTGAGGTACGAAGAGATGTTGGCCGATCCGGTCACCGCCGTCCGGGAGCTCGCGTGGTTCCTCGGCCTGCCGTTCACGCCGGCCGAGGAGGCGGCGGGGTTGCCGGTGGACATCACAGAGATGTGCAGCATCGACACCATGAGAGGCCTGGATgccaacaaaacaggaagcagcgGTACGTTCGTCAAGTTCCCCCATGAAACCTTCTTCAGAAAAGGGATCGCCGGTGATTGGGTGAACCATATGACCCCCGAGATGGCCAAGCGCATCGACGCGATTGTCGAGGACAAGCTCCATGGATCTGGCCTCACCTTCTCGTCTTAACTCGTTATGATTAAGTTAAGCCTAGTGGCTCCGTGTGTGTTCATTGTTTGTATTCCTTTGATGCTTTGCTTTAATTAAGTCAATAAAATCCATCCTTTATTCAAAAAAAATGTCTTGGCGAAAAACCTTGTGGCTGCTAGTTCTACTTGAGGCAAAAGTTCCTGGATGCCCTAGATAGTTTCTCTTATTTTGCTTTAGGGGGTGTTTGGTTACAGGGACTTATTAGGGACTTAGAACTTATAAGTCCCTTCAAGTTCCATCTAAACCAAACAGAAGGGACTTGTATGGACTTAAAGTGGTCATTTAAGACTTATGAAATAAGACTCTCAAGAAGAGACTTATAGTTGTAATATAATTTTTTAGTTCATGTTAAGTCCTACGAACCAAACAGGTAAAAACTTTTtagggacttatgacttataagttagaactaaaaaaaagtcctaggacttgtgaaccaaacagggccttagtccaCTAGACGAGACCTGGTGATCTTCGTTTGATGAGAGGTTGGGGTAGTTACTACTTTCACAACTCGCTTATAACTTTGCTCAATAACGCGTTGTTTGGGGGGAGGGGCGTTTTGGCTCCCAGGTCCAGTTGATCCTGCTATCTGTTCTGTCCAGCTGAGCTTTGCGATCCGTGCGGCACATTATTGATTTATCAATAATACGGGACCGAACAAATAGACACACGCGCATGCGACATGTACGTATAGTGTCAGAGGACGGAAGCAAACG includes:
- the LOC123447241 gene encoding cytosolic sulfotransferase 8-like codes for the protein MAARDKPCLVGPVPFKDVNGDDDHVISPPDEYADIVSTLPSIGSPDLHLRLYQDVWLFNELVPGFISIQRRFTPRPGDVLLASPPKCGTTWLKALAFATMARAAYPLSDAGHPLLRLNPHECVPFMEALFSAGQEAKLDALPSPRLLHTHMHHSMLPRTFADNPDCKIVFVCREPKDMLVSTWHFIKSAGGSSSSSSFSDLFELACEGKNPYGPIWGHILGYWRASKATPERVLFLRYEEMLADPVTAVRELAWFLGLPFTPAEEAAGLPVDITEMCSIDTMRGLDANKTGSSGTFVKFPHETFFRKGIAGDWVNHMTPEMAKRIDAIVEDKLHGSGLTFSS